Proteins from a genomic interval of Caulobacter sp. NIBR1757:
- a CDS encoding MTH938/NDUFAF3 family protein — protein sequence MRQAPSIDAWGGGGFRVAGLWRPGSLLILDDVAQDWSVASLGDLALDAFAPVFAAGSAVEFVLLGTGLNQALPPREIREGLRARGLGLEFMSSEAAARSYNVLASEGRRMAAALIAV from the coding sequence ATGCGGCAGGCGCCCTCCATCGACGCCTGGGGCGGCGGCGGCTTTCGGGTCGCCGGCCTCTGGCGGCCCGGATCGTTGCTGATCCTCGACGATGTCGCCCAGGACTGGTCGGTGGCCAGCCTGGGCGATCTTGCCCTGGACGCCTTCGCCCCGGTGTTCGCGGCCGGTTCGGCGGTGGAGTTCGTGCTGCTCGGCACCGGCCTCAACCAGGCCCTGCCGCCCCGCGAGATTCGCGAAGGGCTTCGCGCCAGGGGGCTGGGCCTGGAATTCATGTCCAGCGAGGCGGCGGCGCGCAGCTACAATGTGCTGGCCTCCGAAGGCCGGCGGATGGCCGCGGCGCTCATCGCCGTCTGA
- the secF gene encoding protein translocase subunit SecF, with protein sequence MWPLIKILPVKTNFRFVAFSKYAGAISILLAIGSLFMAIYPATPPCGGLNCGIDFKGGTLLEFSTPGPANLGAIRQALAAQGVGDPQVQGFATPDDPSGARHVSTRFEPGENPAQKVEQVKAAIEKVAGVDDKAFTRTEVVGPKVSSELFTGGIIALLAAIGLMLLYIWFRFELQFGLGAVVALFHDVFLTFGMIAVFKLEFSLTTVAAILTIIGYSMNDTVVVFDRLRENMRKYKKMPMREIIDLSINETLSRTVITGLTAIIALGGLAVFGGDALYGFSIIMIFGIALGTYSSIYVAAPIILLWNGGKRKEDTEAEVQILGPASRA encoded by the coding sequence ATGTGGCCTCTCATCAAGATCCTGCCGGTCAAGACCAACTTCCGGTTCGTCGCCTTCTCGAAGTACGCGGGCGCCATCTCCATCCTGCTGGCGATCGGTTCGCTGTTCATGGCCATCTATCCGGCGACTCCTCCCTGTGGAGGTTTGAACTGCGGCATCGACTTCAAGGGCGGCACCCTGCTTGAGTTTTCGACGCCTGGACCGGCCAACCTCGGCGCCATCCGCCAGGCCCTCGCCGCCCAGGGCGTCGGCGATCCGCAGGTCCAGGGTTTCGCCACCCCGGACGACCCGTCCGGCGCCCGGCACGTCTCGACCCGCTTCGAACCCGGTGAGAACCCGGCCCAGAAGGTCGAGCAGGTCAAGGCGGCGATCGAGAAGGTCGCCGGCGTCGACGACAAGGCCTTCACCCGCACCGAGGTGGTCGGGCCCAAGGTCTCCAGCGAGCTGTTCACCGGCGGTATCATCGCCCTGTTGGCGGCGATCGGCCTGATGCTGCTCTACATCTGGTTCCGCTTCGAACTGCAGTTCGGGCTCGGGGCCGTCGTGGCCCTGTTCCACGACGTCTTTCTGACCTTCGGCATGATTGCCGTTTTCAAGCTGGAATTCAGCCTGACGACCGTGGCGGCCATCCTGACCATCATCGGCTACTCGATGAACGACACCGTCGTGGTCTTTGACCGCCTGCGCGAGAACATGCGCAAGTACAAGAAGATGCCGATGCGCGAGATCATCGACCTGTCGATCAACGAGACCCTGTCGCGCACGGTGATCACCGGCCTGACCGCCATCATCGCCCTGGGCGGCTTGGCCGTCTTCGGCGGCGATGCGCTGTACGGCTTCTCGATCATCATGATCTTCGGGATCGCGCTCGGCACCTACTCGTCGATCTATGTCGCGGCCCCGATCATCCTTCTGTGGAATGGCGGCAAGCGTAAGGAAGACACGGAAGCCGAAGTCCAGATCCTGGGACCGGCGTCGCGGGCGTAG
- the secD gene encoding protein translocase subunit SecD gives MMQLSRWKIIVVVATVLFGLLFALPNVLPANVRAGMPGFLPKSTLNLGLDLQGGSYLLLEVDTTALQKEKLNNLSEEVRRILGNAGTPPQGVSQDGKSVIVLMPADKAQAAFVELSKQAPSPTRAGTADINVSRQGDQAIRLTYTDTAISETASGAVEQSIEIVRRRIDELGTKEPSITRQGTNRIVVQAPGESDPEKLKNIIGKTARLTFQMVNDDPDDNRAAGEGAIPPGSEVLPQKGGGALLLRKRIEVSGDMLTHAGVGTNQNGQTVVTFRLNGEGAKRFAAVTQKNIGKPFAIVLDGVVQSAPNIQSAITGGSGEITGNYTIQTANEMSILLNAGALPAPLNVEEQRTVGAELGADAVKAGQLSTTVGFVSILVFMLLTYGLLFGGVSIIALLVNAMLIVGAMSLTQATLTLPGIAGLILTLAVAVDANVLIYERMRDEVRAGRPLLASMDAGFSRAMVTIIDANLTTLIAAAIMFSAGAGPVRGFAWTLSIGVFTSVFSAVLITQVLLAVWYRTARPKTLPIA, from the coding sequence ATGATGCAGTTGTCCCGCTGGAAGATCATTGTCGTCGTCGCGACAGTGCTCTTCGGCCTGCTGTTCGCCCTGCCCAACGTGCTGCCGGCCAACGTCCGGGCCGGCATGCCGGGCTTCCTGCCCAAGAGCACGCTGAACCTGGGTCTCGACCTGCAGGGCGGCTCCTACCTGCTGCTCGAGGTCGATACGACCGCGCTGCAGAAGGAGAAGCTCAACAACCTGTCGGAGGAAGTCCGCCGGATCCTGGGTAACGCCGGGACCCCGCCGCAGGGCGTGTCGCAGGACGGCAAGAGCGTCATCGTCCTGATGCCCGCCGACAAGGCGCAGGCCGCCTTCGTCGAATTGAGCAAGCAGGCCCCCAGTCCGACCCGGGCCGGGACCGCCGACATCAACGTCAGCCGCCAGGGTGACCAGGCCATCCGCCTGACCTACACCGACACGGCCATCAGCGAGACCGCTTCGGGCGCCGTCGAGCAGTCGATCGAGATCGTCCGCCGCCGGATCGACGAACTGGGCACCAAGGAGCCCTCGATCACTCGCCAGGGGACGAATCGCATCGTCGTCCAGGCCCCGGGCGAGAGCGATCCGGAAAAGCTCAAGAACATCATCGGCAAGACCGCCCGCCTGACCTTCCAGATGGTCAACGACGATCCGGATGACAACCGCGCGGCCGGCGAGGGCGCCATTCCGCCGGGGTCTGAAGTTCTGCCCCAGAAGGGCGGTGGCGCGCTGCTGTTGCGCAAGCGGATCGAGGTCAGCGGCGACATGCTGACCCACGCGGGCGTCGGCACCAACCAGAACGGCCAGACCGTCGTCACCTTCCGCCTCAACGGGGAGGGGGCCAAGCGCTTCGCGGCAGTGACCCAGAAGAACATCGGCAAGCCGTTCGCCATCGTTCTGGATGGCGTCGTGCAGTCGGCGCCCAATATCCAAAGCGCCATCACCGGCGGCTCGGGCGAGATCACCGGCAACTACACGATCCAGACAGCCAACGAGATGTCGATCCTGCTCAACGCCGGCGCCCTGCCGGCGCCGCTGAACGTCGAAGAGCAGCGCACGGTCGGGGCTGAGCTGGGGGCGGACGCCGTCAAGGCCGGCCAGCTTTCGACCACCGTCGGCTTCGTCTCGATCCTGGTCTTCATGCTGCTGACCTACGGCCTGCTGTTCGGCGGGGTGTCGATCATCGCCCTGCTCGTCAACGCCATGTTGATCGTTGGGGCCATGAGCCTGACCCAGGCCACCCTGACCCTGCCTGGCATCGCCGGCCTGATCCTGACCCTTGCGGTCGCGGTCGACGCCAATGTGTTGATCTACGAGCGGATGAGAGATGAGGTGAGGGCGGGGAGACCGCTGCTGGCCTCGATGGACGCGGGCTTCTCGCGGGCCATGGTCACCATCATCGACGCCAACCTGACAACTCTGATCGCCGCGGCGATCATGTTCTCGGCCGGCGCCGGCCCGGTCCGCGGCTTCGCCTGGACCCTCTCGATCGGCGTGTTCACCTCGGTGTTCTCGGCCGTGCTCATCACCCAGGTTCTGCTGGCCGTGTGGTATCGCACCGCGCGTCCCAAGACCCTGCCGATCGCTTAG
- the yajC gene encoding preprotein translocase subunit YajC: MPEGLMQLAPLLLMVPLFYFMIIRPQQKRAKEHQAMIANVKRGDMIELSSGLVGKVVRVEDKEVGVEIAQGVTVKVVKAMIGVVRTKGEPAPANDAKS; encoded by the coding sequence ATGCCCGAAGGTCTTATGCAACTGGCGCCGTTGCTGCTGATGGTCCCGTTGTTCTATTTCATGATCATCCGGCCCCAGCAGAAGCGCGCCAAGGAACATCAGGCGATGATCGCCAACGTCAAGCGCGGCGACATGATCGAGCTGTCGAGCGGCCTGGTCGGTAAGGTCGTCCGCGTCGAGGACAAGGAAGTCGGCGTCGAGATCGCCCAGGGCGTCACCGTCAAGGTGGTCAAGGCGATGATCGGCGTGGTCCGCACCAAGGGCGAACCCGCCCCCGCCAACGACGCCAAGAGCTGA
- a CDS encoding ATP-binding protein, with protein sequence MTDLTPLLTRIADALDRLVPAAPAEADFAAARLFRHDPARAAFLPAPDYPLPLDLLVGVDRQKARFVENLGRFARGLPTNHALLWGVRGTGKSSLAKAAFMAAVSDYPALKLVEVDRDEVTALPALFDLLRGRPERFVVLCDDLSFEDGAAAAKALKSALEGGVAGPPENVLFVATSNRRHLMPRDHAEGRGLIAASEDAEEEVSVSDRFGLWVGFPPMDQAAYLEAVRSYAGRFDLRAKDLDRRALQWAQARGSRSGRVAWQFIRDLAGELGKPLP encoded by the coding sequence ATGACCGACCTGACGCCTCTCCTGACCCGCATCGCCGACGCCCTTGACCGTCTGGTCCCCGCCGCGCCGGCCGAGGCCGACTTCGCGGCCGCCCGGCTGTTCCGCCATGATCCGGCCAGAGCCGCCTTCCTGCCGGCCCCCGACTACCCCCTGCCGCTGGACCTGCTGGTCGGCGTGGATCGCCAGAAGGCCCGGTTTGTCGAGAATCTGGGCCGCTTCGCCCGCGGCCTGCCGACCAACCACGCCCTGCTGTGGGGCGTGCGCGGCACCGGCAAGAGCAGCCTGGCCAAGGCCGCGTTCATGGCCGCGGTCAGCGACTATCCGGCCCTCAAGCTGGTCGAGGTCGATCGCGACGAGGTCACCGCCCTGCCCGCCCTGTTCGATCTGTTGCGGGGCCGGCCCGAGCGCTTCGTGGTGCTGTGCGACGACCTGTCGTTCGAGGACGGGGCGGCGGCGGCCAAGGCGCTGAAGTCGGCCCTGGAGGGCGGCGTCGCCGGGCCGCCGGAGAATGTGCTGTTCGTGGCCACCTCGAATCGCCGCCACCTGATGCCGCGCGACCATGCCGAGGGCCGGGGTCTGATCGCCGCATCCGAGGACGCCGAGGAAGAGGTCAGCGTCTCCGACCGGTTCGGGCTCTGGGTCGGCTTCCCGCCGATGGACCAGGCGGCCTATCTGGAGGCGGTGCGGTCCTATGCCGGCCGGTTCGATCTGCGCGCGAAGGACCTGGATCGCCGCGCGTTGCAGTGGGCCCAAGCGCGCGGCTCCCGCTCGGGCCGCGTCGCCTGGCAGTTCATCCGCGACCTGGCCGGTGAGCTCGGAAAGCCCCTCCCCTAG
- a CDS encoding peptidoglycan DD-metalloendopeptidase family protein — translation MTQYFTRALLLAASAAALTACATAPTPRYPVVEGQQAGTGPTAIEMPKPAYAIRQSDAPPPPPPPPPQGDAEEEAAPADEPGDVAWAPPQSEGGIIKVSNLAPPAQDRYEAPAPIQLAQNDAEDDPPPARRTENRTVVTVAGKVIAVDGKPKTWTVKSGQGLDAVARELGTTRKQLADDNKLKEPFLLKPGQVLKGPASKGKAYVVESGDTLTAVAKRFNVKVAALAEENNLTTKAAIKKGQKLRLPQGFKDSGPVKKTVSVTVDAPAPPRPRPQPTAPQPTYVPDDPRMPPSSRPPVETPYDPRALPPVQQPPVERPPVQTAPSQLPPARPPASKPPAVKPPVTTPPVVATPPVVKPPVYKPPVQQPVAPPPSSKPLPPLMPDDKPPSYTDADYARMAAGRFQWPVRGTIISPYGPRGPMQRNDGVDIGAAAGTPVVAAADGIVKLANDLPNSGLTVIVIHADGWATVYANLRSADVSMDQRVSRGQKIGVVGQSGDAPKPQLHFEVRHSPSAKYKARAIDPQIVLPR, via the coding sequence ATGACCCAGTATTTTACCCGCGCCCTGTTGCTCGCGGCCAGCGCCGCCGCCCTGACCGCCTGCGCGACCGCTCCGACGCCGCGCTATCCCGTGGTCGAGGGCCAACAGGCCGGAACCGGCCCGACGGCCATCGAGATGCCCAAGCCGGCCTACGCCATCCGCCAGAGCGATGCGCCGCCGCCGCCGCCGCCCCCTCCGCCGCAGGGCGATGCAGAGGAGGAGGCCGCGCCGGCCGATGAGCCCGGCGATGTCGCCTGGGCCCCGCCGCAGAGCGAAGGCGGCATTATCAAGGTCTCGAACCTCGCCCCGCCGGCGCAGGACCGCTATGAGGCGCCCGCGCCGATCCAGCTGGCCCAGAACGACGCCGAGGACGACCCCCCGCCGGCCAGGCGCACTGAAAACCGCACCGTCGTCACCGTCGCCGGCAAGGTCATCGCCGTCGACGGCAAGCCGAAGACCTGGACGGTCAAGTCGGGCCAGGGCCTCGACGCCGTGGCCCGCGAACTGGGCACCACCCGCAAGCAGCTGGCCGACGACAACAAGCTGAAGGAGCCCTTCCTTCTGAAGCCCGGCCAGGTGCTGAAAGGCCCGGCCAGCAAGGGCAAGGCCTATGTGGTCGAGAGCGGCGACACCCTCACCGCCGTCGCCAAGCGCTTCAACGTCAAGGTCGCGGCCCTGGCCGAAGAGAACAACCTGACCACCAAGGCCGCCATCAAGAAGGGCCAGAAGCTGCGCCTGCCGCAGGGCTTCAAGGACAGCGGTCCGGTCAAGAAGACGGTCTCGGTGACGGTCGACGCGCCGGCTCCGCCGCGTCCGCGTCCGCAACCGACGGCCCCGCAGCCGACCTATGTGCCAGACGATCCGCGCATGCCGCCGTCCTCGCGTCCGCCGGTCGAGACGCCGTATGATCCGCGCGCCCTGCCGCCCGTGCAGCAGCCGCCGGTCGAACGCCCGCCGGTTCAGACCGCCCCCAGTCAACTGCCCCCGGCCAGGCCGCCGGCCAGCAAGCCCCCGGCCGTGAAGCCGCCCGTCACGACACCGCCGGTCGTCGCCACGCCGCCGGTGGTCAAGCCGCCGGTCTACAAACCACCGGTGCAACAGCCAGTGGCCCCGCCGCCCTCATCCAAGCCGCTGCCGCCGCTGATGCCGGACGACAAGCCGCCGTCGTACACCGACGCCGACTACGCGCGCATGGCGGCCGGCCGCTTCCAGTGGCCGGTGCGCGGGACAATCATTTCGCCCTACGGGCCCCGGGGGCCCATGCAGCGGAATGACGGCGTCGACATCGGCGCGGCGGCCGGCACGCCGGTGGTCGCCGCCGCGGACGGCATCGTCAAGCTGGCCAACGACCTGCCGAACTCGGGTCTGACGGTCATCGTCATCCATGCCGATGGCTGGGCGACAGTCTACGCCAACCTGCGCTCCGCCGATGTCAGCATGGACCAGCGGGTCAGCCGCGGTCAGAAGATCGGCGTCGTCGGCCAGAGCGGCGACGCGCCCAAGCCCCAGCTGCACTTCGAGGTTCGCCACTCGCCCTCGGCCAAGTACAAGGCCCGGGCGATCGACCCACAGATCGTCCTTCCCCGCTAG
- a CDS encoding protein-L-isoaspartate(D-aspartate) O-methyltransferase, which produces MSKPPPEHEGEDRAKLILALREQGVSDVKVLGAMEKTPREIFTPDLFKTRSWEDSALPIACGQTISQPYIVGLMTQALTLDRRSRVLEIGTGSGYQTAILSRLSRLVYTIERYRTLMAEAEARFKTLQLVNVITKFGDGGEGWAEQAPFDRIMVTAAAPEEPTRLLAQLKPDGVLVAPVGRGPVQQLIRYAGDGAGGFLRETLCDVRFVPLLDGVAREL; this is translated from the coding sequence ATGTCCAAGCCGCCGCCCGAACACGAAGGTGAGGATCGCGCCAAGCTGATCCTGGCGCTGCGCGAGCAGGGCGTGAGCGACGTCAAGGTGCTGGGCGCCATGGAGAAGACGCCGCGCGAGATCTTCACGCCGGATCTGTTCAAGACGCGGTCGTGGGAAGATTCAGCCCTGCCCATCGCCTGCGGCCAGACGATCAGCCAGCCCTACATCGTCGGCCTGATGACCCAGGCCCTGACCCTGGATCGCCGGTCGCGGGTGCTCGAGATCGGCACGGGAAGTGGCTATCAGACCGCCATCCTCAGCCGGCTGTCGCGGCTGGTCTACACGATCGAACGCTACCGCACCCTGATGGCAGAGGCCGAGGCGCGTTTCAAAACCCTGCAGCTGGTCAACGTCATCACCAAGTTCGGCGACGGCGGAGAGGGCTGGGCGGAGCAGGCGCCTTTTGACCGCATTATGGTCACAGCAGCGGCGCCCGAAGAGCCGACAAGACTCCTCGCGCAACTGAAACCGGACGGGGTTCTGGTGGCGCCGGTGGGCCGGGGGCCTGTTCAGCAATTGATCCGCTATGCGGGCGATGGCGCGGGCGGCTTCCTGCGGGAAACATTGTGCGACGTGCGGTTCGTCCCCCTCCTGGACGGCGTCGCGCGCGAACTTTGA
- the surE gene encoding 5'/3'-nucleotidase SurE: MRILLTNDDGIHAEGLECLEKIARVLTDDVWVVAPEYEQSGASRALTLADPLRVRKVAERKWAVTGTPTDCVMLGIRNLVEGAPPDLVLSGVNRGQNIAEDVTMSGTVAGAIEGMALGIPSIALSQSMLAFHDEVIPFWETAETYGPGIVKRLLEVGWPKDVIMNVNFPSRPPEEVTAVEVTRQGFRDMHIRKAERRTDLRGRDYYWMGFSGQLSNPAEGTDLKATYEGRISVTPLHIDLTHNETVHALKGLLGGAPPKA; this comes from the coding sequence ATGCGCATCCTGCTGACCAACGACGACGGCATCCACGCCGAGGGCCTCGAGTGCCTCGAGAAGATCGCCCGCGTCCTGACCGACGACGTCTGGGTCGTCGCGCCGGAGTACGAGCAGTCCGGGGCCAGCCGGGCCCTGACCCTGGCCGATCCGCTGAGGGTCCGCAAAGTCGCCGAGCGCAAATGGGCGGTGACCGGCACGCCGACCGACTGCGTCATGCTGGGCATCCGCAACCTGGTCGAGGGCGCCCCGCCCGACCTGGTGCTGTCGGGGGTCAATCGCGGCCAGAACATCGCCGAGGACGTCACCATGTCCGGCACCGTCGCGGGCGCAATCGAGGGCATGGCGCTGGGCATTCCCTCGATCGCCCTGTCGCAGTCGATGCTGGCCTTCCACGACGAGGTCATTCCCTTCTGGGAGACCGCCGAGACCTACGGCCCGGGCATCGTCAAACGCCTGCTGGAAGTCGGCTGGCCGAAGGACGTCATCATGAACGTCAACTTCCCCTCCCGGCCGCCGGAAGAGGTGACCGCCGTCGAGGTGACGCGCCAGGGCTTCCGCGACATGCACATCCGCAAGGCCGAGCGCCGCACCGACCTGCGCGGCCGCGACTATTACTGGATGGGCTTCTCCGGCCAGCTGTCCAACCCGGCCGAGGGCACAGACCTGAAGGCCACCTATGAGGGTCGCATTTCGGTGACGCCCCTCCATATCGACCTGACCCACAACGAAACCGTCCATGCGCTCAAGGGCTTGCTGGGCGGAGCGCCGCCGAAAGCCTGA
- the serS gene encoding serine--tRNA ligase codes for MHDIRAIRENPAAFVAGWAARSGSTAEARAAAEETVAKVLELDAQLRQATSDLQADQTARNALSKQIGQAKGRKDEAEAQRLLAEVENLKGGEDAARHNAQMADLDLRHLLASLPNIPDAQVPAGEDETGNVEQRRHGDPVRLNNARDHVDLGAALGGMDFEAAARMSGSRFVVIKGQLARLERALGQFMIDVQTTENGYTEISPPLLVRDEAVFGTGQLPKFEEDLFHTTDGRWLIPTAEVSLTNIVREQILAEEELPLRMTALTPSFRSEAGASGRDTRGMIRQHQFYKVELVSITAPEQSEDEHQRMVGCAEGILKKLGLSFRTMLLCTGDMGFTARKTYDLEVWLPSQNTYREISSCSNCGDFQARRMDARTKKAGEKGTRFVHTLNGSGLAVGRTLVAVMENYQDENGRIAIPDVLQPYMGGLKHIEAA; via the coding sequence ATGCACGACATCCGAGCCATCCGCGAGAACCCCGCCGCTTTTGTTGCTGGCTGGGCAGCGCGTTCCGGATCGACGGCAGAAGCGCGCGCGGCTGCGGAAGAGACGGTTGCCAAAGTGCTCGAACTGGATGCGCAATTGCGTCAGGCGACGAGCGACCTCCAAGCGGACCAAACCGCTCGGAACGCCCTGTCCAAGCAAATTGGTCAGGCAAAGGGGCGTAAAGACGAAGCGGAAGCGCAACGACTGCTGGCCGAGGTCGAGAACCTGAAGGGCGGCGAAGACGCAGCGCGACACAATGCCCAGATGGCGGACCTCGACCTTCGTCACCTGCTCGCCAGCCTGCCCAACATTCCGGACGCCCAGGTCCCGGCTGGCGAGGACGAGACCGGCAACGTCGAACAGCGCCGTCACGGCGACCCCGTGCGCCTCAACAACGCCCGCGACCACGTCGATCTCGGCGCGGCGCTCGGCGGCATGGATTTCGAGGCCGCCGCCCGCATGAGCGGCTCGCGGTTCGTGGTCATCAAGGGTCAACTGGCGCGGCTGGAACGGGCGCTTGGCCAGTTCATGATCGACGTGCAGACGACCGAGAACGGCTATACGGAAATCAGCCCGCCGCTGCTGGTGCGCGACGAAGCGGTGTTCGGCACCGGCCAGCTTCCCAAGTTCGAGGAAGACCTGTTCCACACCACCGACGGTCGCTGGCTGATCCCCACCGCCGAGGTCTCGCTGACCAACATCGTCCGCGAGCAGATCCTTGCCGAGGAAGAACTGCCCCTGCGGATGACCGCCCTGACCCCCAGCTTCCGCTCGGAAGCCGGCGCCAGCGGTCGCGACACCCGCGGCATGATCCGCCAGCACCAGTTCTACAAGGTCGAGCTGGTGTCGATCACCGCGCCGGAGCAGTCGGAAGACGAGCACCAGCGGATGGTTGGCTGCGCCGAGGGCATCCTCAAGAAGCTTGGCCTGTCGTTCCGCACCATGCTGCTGTGCACCGGCGACATGGGCTTCACGGCCCGCAAGACCTATGACCTCGAGGTCTGGCTGCCGTCGCAGAACACCTACCGCGAAATCTCGAGCTGCTCCAACTGCGGCGACTTCCAGGCCCGGCGCATGGACGCCCGGACCAAGAAGGCCGGCGAGAAGGGCACCCGCTTCGTCCACACCCTCAACGGCTCGGGCCTGGCCGTCGGCCGCACCCTGGTGGCGGTGATGGAGAACTATCAGGACGAGAACGGCCGCATCGCCATCCCGGACGTGCTGCAGCCCTACATGGGCGGCCTCAAGCATATCGAAGCGGCCTGA
- the panB gene encoding 3-methyl-2-oxobutanoate hydroxymethyltransferase, with protein sequence MSSHRQDVVRRLAAPDIAARKGGEPIVCLTAYTAPIAEILDEHCDLLLVGDSVGMVVHGLPNTVGVTMEMMILHGQAVMRGARKAMVVIDMPFGSYEGSAETAYENAARIMKETGAQAVKVESGPTVPDTIHYMVQRGIPVMGHVGLRPQAVLVDGGFKAKGRDIGSHNQILAEAAATTEAGAFAVVVEGVAEGLARDITAAITAPTIGIGASAGCDGQILVTDDMLGLFDWTPKFVRRFAHLRGDIAEAGAKYAAEVRARTFPGDAETYFAKKGSS encoded by the coding sequence TTGTCGTCTCATCGGCAGGACGTCGTCCGGCGTCTCGCGGCGCCGGACATCGCCGCCCGCAAGGGCGGCGAGCCCATTGTCTGCCTCACCGCCTACACCGCCCCGATCGCCGAGATCCTCGACGAGCACTGCGACCTGCTGCTGGTCGGCGACAGTGTTGGGATGGTGGTGCATGGCCTGCCCAACACCGTCGGCGTGACCATGGAGATGATGATCCTGCACGGCCAAGCGGTCATGCGCGGGGCCCGCAAGGCCATGGTGGTCATCGACATGCCCTTCGGGTCCTACGAAGGCAGCGCCGAGACCGCCTACGAGAACGCCGCCCGGATCATGAAGGAGACGGGGGCCCAGGCGGTGAAGGTCGAGAGCGGCCCGACCGTGCCCGATACGATCCACTACATGGTCCAGCGCGGCATCCCGGTCATGGGCCATGTCGGCTTGCGGCCGCAGGCGGTGCTGGTCGATGGCGGCTTCAAGGCCAAGGGCAGGGACATCGGCAGCCACAACCAGATCCTCGCCGAGGCGGCGGCCACGACGGAGGCGGGCGCCTTCGCCGTCGTCGTCGAGGGCGTGGCTGAAGGGCTGGCCCGCGACATCACCGCCGCCATCACGGCGCCGACCATCGGCATCGGGGCGTCGGCCGGTTGCGACGGCCAGATCCTGGTCACCGACGACATGCTGGGCCTGTTCGACTGGACCCCGAAGTTCGTGCGCCGCTTCGCCCACCTGCGCGGCGACATCGCCGAGGCCGGGGCGAAGTACGCGGCCGAGGTGCGGGCCCGGACGTTTCCCGGCGATGCGGAGACCTACTTCGCGAAGAAGGGCTCCTCCTGA
- a CDS encoding RNA polymerase sigma factor, translated as MAQARAVTGLHDVELASLAAAGDRAAFGELVRRHGSAVRGLLRRMGAQPSTADDIAQDAFLTAFERVAEFRGEGTFAAWVKRIAARLYVRRWRKDSRMTEEVEQDDEGHGGEVSTVDRIDLDEAMKSLSDQERLCVSLCYGAGLSHAEAAETIGAPLGTVKSHVKRGLDKLRIRLAPTQGAGREAERQDHV; from the coding sequence ATGGCCCAGGCAAGGGCTGTCACAGGACTGCACGATGTGGAGCTCGCCAGCCTCGCGGCGGCGGGCGACCGCGCGGCCTTCGGCGAGCTGGTGCGCAGGCACGGCTCGGCCGTCCGGGGCCTGCTGCGGCGGATGGGGGCCCAGCCCTCGACCGCCGACGACATCGCGCAGGACGCTTTCCTGACCGCCTTCGAGCGGGTCGCGGAATTCCGGGGCGAGGGCACCTTCGCCGCCTGGGTGAAGCGGATCGCCGCCCGGCTGTACGTGCGCCGCTGGCGCAAGGACAGCCGGATGACCGAAGAAGTGGAACAGGACGACGAAGGGCATGGCGGAGAAGTCTCCACCGTCGACCGCATCGATCTGGACGAGGCCATGAAGAGCCTGTCCGACCAGGAACGTTTGTGTGTGTCGCTATGCTACGGCGCCGGACTTTCTCACGCCGAAGCGGCCGAAACCATCGGGGCCCCCTTGGGGACAGTGAAATCCCATGTCAAACGTGGTTTGGATAAGCTCCGGATCCGACTTGCGCCAACTCAAGGCGCGGGGCGCGAGGCGGAAAGGCAGGATCATGTCTGA
- a CDS encoding DUF6249 domain-containing protein, with translation MEMLIPIAFFAMIAAIVIVPNWLKARERSEMQSTLRTAIDKGQPMPPEVIDALTKTVKLPPSSISDLRTGIIWIGVGLGLGAFGYITSYEWDEGFHVMGGIGAIPAIIGLTYVVLSFFNPNKGQQS, from the coding sequence ATGGAAATGCTGATCCCCATTGCTTTCTTCGCCATGATCGCGGCGATCGTCATCGTCCCCAACTGGCTGAAGGCCCGCGAACGCAGCGAGATGCAGAGCACGCTGCGCACGGCGATCGACAAGGGCCAGCCGATGCCGCCCGAGGTCATCGACGCCCTGACCAAGACCGTGAAACTGCCGCCCAGCTCGATCAGCGACCTGCGCACCGGCATCATCTGGATCGGTGTCGGCCTGGGCCTGGGCGCCTTCGGCTACATCACCTCCTACGAATGGGACGAAGGCTTCCACGTCATGGGCGGCATCGGGGCGATCCCCGCCATCATCGGCCTGACCTACGTCGTCCTCAGCTTCTTCAACCCCAACAAGGGCCAGCAGTCCTAG